CAAAGATCGCTGAGAGAAATAGATATAAAAGTGAAAATAAAAGGATCCCTCTAAACTGAATCGTGAACATATCTAAACTATGATCGTAATCAGGGAGAGCGATGTCTCGTTCGACAAATTTTTCCTTCTCCTCGCCATTCACGAACTCAAACCCTTTTTGATAGACTTTGACTGTATCCTCTCGGAGTCGAAAAACGACGCCTTTATCATACTTCGTGGAATGCGTCCAAAAGAGAAACCCTAAGGTCAGAAATAGCCCCAAAAGAAAGAGCAGCGAAAAGTTTAGAAAGAATCGTAATTGAAAATCCTTATCTATCAGATAATTGACAAGGTGTCTTTTATATCTAGAGGGTTTATGAGATGGATTAGGGGTTTCTTCCGGCATTGCAATTCCCTTCTTAGGTAGCTTCCCGGAGAAATTACCCTGTGTCAAAAATATTTCTTATTTACCGAACTTGAATCACTTCCTGAACACTATCTCTCGGGATCCGAATTTCCTTTTGGAGCGTTTGAAGATATAGGAAATCGCCATCCATATCGATGATGACTCCTTCTAACGAAGATTTATCAGTCAAAACCACTCTCTCAAATCTCTGGTATTCCTTAAAAAGTTCGTCTTTCGTCGAAAACGATTTTGTAGTGTCTCGAGGGATCTCTTCTACCGTTAGCCGGGTAAATTCGTTGCTTAGCTCAGTCAACTCGGAAGAGGTTAGAAACGATCTCTGGAAGCCTCTGGAATTTAGACGAATCCTCTGGCCCGGTTCCAACACCTGCTCCCCCTTATCCGCTTCGTTACCTCGGATAGCGGCGACCCGGCCCTCTAATACCGAAACCTGCGTTCCGAATTCTGCACTTTCCGTTACTGAAAATTTCGTACCCCGAACTTCAACAACCCCGTTCGAAGTGAGAATTTTAAAATCCTCTTTTTTAAGATTTTTGTGAATGTGTGTGAGAAGTTTTCCGGAGTGTAATCGAAAAGTTCTCTTTTGGTCGTCCACTACTTCTAAGTCAGTTTCAGACTCTAAAAGCATCGCTTCACCTTTTGCGACTGAAAGTGAGAGGGTAGAATTGCGGTCCGTAGAAAGAACCTGCCCCTTTCCAACATTCTCACCTTCATTAAGTGCTAACCGATCCTTTGAACCGGCTGCCGAAAGATAAACTTTACCGTTTAAATGGAGTACGAGAATCGAAGAACCGGAGGTCGTCTGTTTGAAAGCTTTTCCCGTTCTAAGAAGAAAAAGTAAAGGAGTAATTAGAATAACGGCTGCTGCAAGAAAATACCAAGCTTTATGTCTAAACATTTTTACGCTTGTCGATGAGGCTTTCTTATAAATTTCTTCGAAGGAAGAATTTGATAAAGGTTGGTCTACCCAAGATTTGGCGATAAGAGAATTCAATCTGTCGATCGACGGAGTTAAATCATTCGATCCACCTTCAATCGCTTCCCTTATTCTTTTTTCCAACTCTTCGTCCATTCTCTCCAACTCTTTCTTTCTAATATCTTGCGCTCTTATGCTCCGGGAATGATCTGGCGTTCCTTTGCGATTTCTAAAAGCTTCCCGGTAGCCCGAACAACCAGGCGCGAAGCGGTAGCAACGGAAATCCCCATTACTTCGGCAATATCTGTTAACGTATAATTTTCAATATTCTTCAATACGATTGCATATCTTTCGTCCTCTTGAAGTGCACCCAGGCAATCCTTGAGCCTTGCTTCCAAGTCCGAAAGTTCCGCTTTACGAACAAATGTCGGACCTTCTTCCTGAAAGACTCCCATATCCTCCGTTCCGGCTTCCCGAACAGTGGAAAATTTCTTTGCATGGTTAATCGAACGATTTCTAGCTATTGTATAGAGAAGTTTAAGGGATTGTTCCCGATTAAGATCAGAATCAGCGTATTTCTTAAAGAAGTTGAGGAAAGTATCCTGCATTAAGTCGGAAGCAATCTCCGGATTTCCGGTATATTTATATAGGAAATCAAAAATTCTCCCGCTGGATTCCCTATAAAGGGTTTCCATAAAATCTTTCCGGGACTCCATTCAGCAATAATCCTAGCAGGAAAACCTAATTCAAGTCATTTCCGACCCGAACGAGCGTCTGCTCCTTTTTCCGATCCCTTCCACCTCCAGTGTTTCTTATTCGTCCAATTTTTTTAACACCTAAGGAAAAAGGTTTTTCCACAAAGAGGAAGTTTTTCTAAAAAAAATCGCCTAAGGAATTTTATTCAGGCTCCAATCATAATCTTTAAATTTGATAGAAGTCCCGGATGGAATTGTGGAACCGCTATTTTTATTGTAAAAATCGATCAGGCTGCCCCCGTCCCGAGTGAAATCCTCTTTGAACCAATCAAAGATTTTGCAGAGATATAGAGTTTTCTGAGCTGAATCGTAATAGTTCCTACTAGGATCCTGCAAGAAAGCCTTGGAAATCTTGTTCAATTGGTCTTTGATATAGATCGACTTGAATGATTCGTTCAAAAGCGGAGGGCACCCCAAAGAGGCGCAATTGATCGCGATATGGATCCGGGGTTCCTTAAAATCCTTTCTAAGCTTTCCGTGTTCGATCCAGTCTAAGTTCCTACGCTCTCCAAGCAGCTCAAAGAATTCCTGTTTCCAAGGACTGGAAAGTAGGCTCCCGATCTCTTTAATACTTTTTACGGGAAAATGATCTAAGATCAGTTTTACGGTAAATGCGTTGTACGCATTTATTAGGAAAGTAAGTTTTTCCGATTCATTGAATTTAGAATATTCTGCCGAAGTTACCGAGCTTAGATT
The Leptospira fainei serovar Hurstbridge str. BUT 6 genome window above contains:
- a CDS encoding FecR family protein, with protein sequence MDEELEKRIREAIEGGSNDLTPSIDRLNSLIAKSWVDQPLSNSSFEEIYKKASSTSVKMFRHKAWYFLAAAVILITPLLFLLRTGKAFKQTTSGSSILVLHLNGKVYLSAAGSKDRLALNEGENVGKGQVLSTDRNSTLSLSVAKGEAMLLESETDLEVVDDQKRTFRLHSGKLLTHIHKNLKKEDFKILTSNGVVEVRGTKFSVTESAEFGTQVSVLEGRVAAIRGNEADKGEQVLEPGQRIRLNSRGFQRSFLTSSELTELSNEFTRLTVEEIPRDTTKSFSTKDELFKEYQRFERVVLTDKSSLEGVIIDMDGDFLYLQTLQKEIRIPRDSVQEVIQVR
- a CDS encoding RNA polymerase sigma factor, whose protein sequence is MESRKDFMETLYRESSGRIFDFLYKYTGNPEIASDLMQDTFLNFFKKYADSDLNREQSLKLLYTIARNRSINHAKKFSTVREAGTEDMGVFQEEGPTFVRKAELSDLEARLKDCLGALQEDERYAIVLKNIENYTLTDIAEVMGISVATASRLVVRATGKLLEIAKERQIIPGA
- a CDS encoding DUF547 domain-containing protein; this encodes MIFMQRFLSYYILLIVSILPSSLSAFDHKHTVWDTLLKKHVRSGLVDYVAFKKDIASFDSYLKNLSSVTSAEYSKFNESEKLTFLINAYNAFTVKLILDHFPVKSIKEIGSLLSSPWKQEFFELLGERRNLDWIEHGKLRKDFKEPRIHIAINCASLGCPPLLNESFKSIYIKDQLNKISKAFLQDPSRNYYDSAQKTLYLCKIFDWFKEDFTRDGGSLIDFYNKNSGSTIPSGTSIKFKDYDWSLNKIP